In Nasonia vitripennis strain AsymCx chromosome 2, Nvit_psr_1.1, whole genome shotgun sequence, a genomic segment contains:
- the LOC100119830 gene encoding collagen alpha-1(IV) chain encodes MTRSGLRCLASLLFLVAVAQGRNTYNYTQWEARADDSPRRGDVPGTSDDYDYPENNYPRQPQPPPVHNQSGNDGYDQNRQTWMSYEERQRYEEQIKWEERRKLEERRRQEAASQHGYQQGYGSGSESGSRQESQDRYGENGYPSSYKVYPAPGYNAQKNCTGTGCCYPKCFAEKGSRGPPGLMGPVGPKGERGFPGAEGFLGPKGDKGDPGPQGQRGVRGERGKMGLPGHAGQNGVPGIPGAAGPPGMPGRDGCNGTDGAPGLHGLPGEPGPRGLPGTLGDKGDKGEAGHCGLLLTGQKGEPGSDGVQGARGIPGPQGYPGQPGQKGERGPIGFTGPQGIKGEKGNMGVGFEGKKGDKGDKGEVGPPGESVTQPFESGGQEVIGPVGPAGAKGDKGDTGFYGQKGEPGYVGDNGVPGLNGPKGEKGLPGAPGIRGRDGYSGPPGPPGRKGDRGYDGADGLPGVPGVKGDAGLDGPPGIPGLRGPPGPPGGGKGQPGPPGEKGPRGYPGAIGLRGSDGYPGAPGPRGPVGPMGGPGLAGVPGTEGAPGDKGAKGEPGLAGFPGEAGPRGFTGPMGPPGPRGPQGEKGLSIVGPAGMDGINGRDGAKGQKGEKGYGGSRGRPGDSLEGIPGAPGAPGLPGEAGVPGRDGAPGFPGLPGEKGDIGGRCTQCLPGIKGIKGDRGLDGRDGLPGARGPPGERGFPGEPGLDGLPGPIGLPGARGKDGIPGSPGPQGEQGRDCVITKDQFKLEKGQKGERGDEGRPGPTGPEGPIGEKGRAGSPGFPGTKGDTGERGLPGLDGIPGRPGFSGQKGEAGLSIKGEQGDRGRDGYPGQKGEPGYTGLKGEAGQCPPLTLKELAVGPPGDRGPKGEPGLPGYDGQKGDRGFTGEPGPPGPIGPVGAPGQTGPRGLPGPRGEKGNTGPMGFPGEPGLIGPRGLPGFNGPKGAKGEAGISMKGSPGLPGPQGPKGDKGLSGPVGKDGPVGYSGLPGTPGEKGDVGEPGLNGTPGSPGAKGDTGPIGPPGPQGIMGTPGTDGLKGEPGLPGEPGRTGLPGLPGVKGDMGVPGIDGAKGFPGRRGPPGLQGRPGRDGAPGLKGDRGEKGLQGFPGMPGMDGKPGRPGDIGPKGDIGFPGEPGPMGPIGLEGEKGDRGDQGYTGQKGEPGQVSEKGQKGEPGMPGIRGPQGPPGLDGRDGEKGDAGEPGYGRDGPTGDKGEPGLPGRDGIPGPKGDRGDVGLSGLPGQKGDIGFPGPVGEPGIPGLDGIDGMKGDVGPPGMAGFPGLDGEVGLPGRPGFDGPKGERGLEGLEGPPGYSGPLGEKGDRGPPGLTVNVKGEKGEPGRPGFPGLDGEKGDIGLPGPVGFVGEKGDKGEYGTPGLSGLPGPQGEKGDRGPFGPIGPPGLTVKGEKGLPGLHGKQGRDGYPGLPGAKGERGLPGLPGLKGDAGLPGPFGPPGMKGDMGLPGPTGLPGRDGPSGLDGIPGAIGDKGDKGDQGPPGLFGAPGQKGEPGLSGRDGLPGIPGEKGDRGWEGREGLQGLQGEKGDRGYPGVDGQMGIAGFDGEKGDKGEACLALPSERGEKGDRGLPGPVGPPGPSGPKGDAGQPGFPGMDGPKGMTGFTGPPGSPGLRGLPGLQGPPGPTGLTGPIGPPGVPGENGLPCEAAPDYLTGILLVKHSQSQSVPECERGHVKLWEGYSLLYTDGDERAHSQDLGYAGSCVRKFSTMPFLFCDVNSVCHYASRNDRSYWLSTNSPIPMMPVEETAIEEYISRCVVCEVPANVIALHSQSLSIPDCPDGWSGLWIGYSFVMHTGAGSQGGGQSLSSPGSCLEDFRATPFIECNGAKGHCHYYSNEFSFWLATIEDRDQFQKPEKQTLKAGALRQRISRCQVCLKNT; translated from the exons ATGACCCGGTCGGGATTGCG GTGCCTCGCATCCCTGCTGTTCCTGGTCGCTGTCGCTCAAGGG CGAAACACGTACAACTACACACAATGGGAGGCGAGAGCAGACGACTCGCCACGGCGGGGCGACGTACCGGGTACTTCCGACGACTACGACTATCCAGAGAATAACTATCCGAGACAACCACAGCCGCCGCCAGTGCATAACCAAAGTGGCAACGATGGCTACGATCAGAACCGTCAGACTTGGATGAGCTATGAGGAACGCCAGCGCTACGAGGAGCAAATAAAATGGGAAGAGCGCCGGAAACTCGAGGAGCGTCGTCGGCAGGAGGCTGCGTCGCAACATGGCTACCAGCAAGGTTACGGTTCCGGCTCTGAGTCGGGGTCTCGGCAGGAGTCCCAAGACAGATACGGAGAGAATGGCTATCCTAGCAGTTACAAGGTCTACCCGGCTCCCGGATACAATGCCCAGAAGAACTGCACTGGTACTGGCTGCTGCTATCCCAAGTGTTTTGCCGAGAAAGGTTCTAGA GGACCACCAGGACTCATGGGACCTGTCGGTCCTAAAGGAGAACGTGGTTTTCCTGGTGCCGAAGGTTTTCTAGGACCTAAGGGTGACAAGGGAGATCCTGGTCCACAAGGTCAAAGAGGAGTTCGCGGTGAACGA GGAAAAATGGGTCTTCCTGGTCATGCTGGACAAAATGGTGTGCCTGGTATTCCGGGAGCAGCAGGACCTCCTGGTATGCCTGGACGAGATGGTTGCAACGGAACTGAC GGAGCTCCTGGACTTCATGGATTACCCGGAGAGCCAGGACCTCGAGGTTTACCCGGTACTCTGGGTGACAAGGGTGACAAGGGAGAAGCAGGACACTGTGGTCTTCTTTTGACCGGACAAAAGGGTGAACCAGGAAGCGATGGTGTGCAAGGAGCACGAGGTATACCAGGACCTCAAGGATATCCTGGCCAGCCCGGTCAGAAAGGTGAAAGGGGGCCAATT GGATTTACCGGACCTCAAGGTATCAAAGGAGAGAAGGGTAATATGGGTGTCGGATTCGAAGGAAAAAAGGGAGACAAAGGTGACAAAGGTGAAGTGGGACCACCGGGTGAAAGTGTTACACAACCTTTCGAAAGTGGTGGCCAAGAAGTGATAGGACCCGTGGGGCCGGCTGGAGCTAAGGGTGACAAG ggTGACACCGGATTCTACGGACAAAAAGGAGAGCCTGGGTACGTAGGAGATAACGGTGTGCCAGGTCTAAACGGTCCGAAAGGAGAGAAGGGTCTTCCCGGAGCACCTGGAATTCGA GGTCGAGATGGATACTCTGGACCTCCAGGACCTCCAGGAAGGAAAGGTGATCGTGGTTACGATGGAGCAGATGGATTACCTGGAGTACCTGGTGTAAAAGGAGATGCTGGATTAGATGGACCACCTGGAATACCCGGTTTGCGCGGTCCACCAGGTCCACCAGGC GGTGGTAAAGGACAACCAGGACCTCCTGGTGAGAAAGGTCCTCGGGGATATCCCGGTGCTATTGGTCTAAGAGGATCTGACGGATATCCTGGTGCACCTGGTCCTAGAGGACCCGTGGGTCCTATGGGAGGCCCTGGATTGGCTGGTGTGCCGGGAACAGAAGGTGCGCCAGGTGACAAAGGTGCTAAAGGAGAGCCAGGACTTGCTGGATTCCCTGGTGAAGCTGGACCTCGAGGTTTCACTGGGCCCATGGGTCCGCCAGGACCGAGAGGTCCTCAGGGTGAAAAAGGATTGTCGATTGTT GGTCCAGCAGGAATGGACGGAATAAATGGACGAGATGGTGCAAAGGGCcagaaaggagaaaaaggtTATGGAGGATCCCGAGGTCGTCCAGGTGATTCCTTAGAAGGTATTCCCGGAGCTCCAGGTGCTCCTGGTCTGCCTGGAGAAGCGGGTGTTCCCGGCCGAGACGGCGCACCTGGTTTCCCAGGACTTCCTGGAGAAAAGGGAGATATCGGTGGAAGATGTACTCAGTGTCTACCTGGAATCAAGGGAATCAAAGGTGATCGGGGTCTCGATGGTAGAGATGGATTGCCTGGTGCTCGAGGTCCACCTGGTGAACGTGGATTCCCCGGTGAACCTGGTCTGGATGGTTTACCTGGTCCTATCGGTCTTCCTGGTGCACGC GGAAAAGACGGAATCCCTGGTTCTCCAGGACCTCAGGGAGAACAAGGTCGAGATTGTGTAATAACCAAAGATCAATTTAAACTGGAAAAAGGACAGAAGGGTGAGAGAGGTGATGAAGGTAGGCCTGGACCAACAGGACCAGAAGGACCCATAGGAGAAAAAGGAAGAGCTGGTAGTCCAGGATTCCCTGGTACAAAAGGAGACACG gGTGAACGCGGTCTCCCAGGTTTGGATGGTATCCCTGGAAGGCCTGGATTTTCTGGTCAAAAGGGTGAAGCAGGATTGAGCATTAAGGGTGAACAGGGTGACAGAGGTCGGGACGGATATCCTGGCCAAAAGGGTGAACCTGGTTATACTGGACTAAAAGGAGAAGCAG GTCAATGTCCACCTTTGACCCTCAAAGAACTAGCAGTTGGACCACCTGGAGACAGAGGTCCAAAAGGTGAGCCAGGTTTACCTGGTTATGATGGACAGAAGGGTGATCGGGGTTTCACGGGAGAACCT gGTCCACCTGGACCTATCGGACCTGTTGGAGCTCCAGGACAAACGGGACCTAGAGGATTACCAGGACCCCGTGGAGAAAAGGGTAATACAGGACCTATGGGATTCCCCGGTGAACCTGGTTTGATCGGTCCAAGAGGATTACCTGGATTTAATGGACCGAAAGGTGCTAAAGGAGAAGCAGGAATATCGATGAAAGGAAGCCCAGGCTTACCCGGACCCCAAGGACCTAAGGGAGACAAAGGTTTATCTGGACCTGTTGGAAAGGATGGTCCAGTAGGATACTCTGGTTTACCAGGAACTCCGGGAGAGAAAGGTGATGTGGGAGAACCCGGATTGAACGGAACCCCTGGATCTCCTGGAGCCAAAGGAGATACTGGCCCTATTGGTCCTCCCGGACCACAAGGTATCATGGGTACACCTGGTACAGATGGGCTTAAGG GTGAACCTGGATTACCTGGTGAACCTGGAAGAACTGGTTTACCTGGATTACCTGGTGTAAAAGGTGATATGGGAGTGCCGGGTATTGATGGCGCCAAGGGATTCCCTGGACGTAGAGGACCACCTGGACTACAGG GCCGACCTGGTCGAGATGGTGCACCTGGATTGAAAGGAGACCGCGGTGAAAAGGGATTGCAAGGCTTCCCAGGAATGCCCGGTATGGACGGAAAGCCAGGTCGCCCTGGAGACATTGGACCTAAGGGAGATATTGGTTTCCCTGGAGAACCGGGACCGATGGGCCCGATAGGTTTAGAAGGCGAAAAGGGAGATCGCGGAGATCAAGGTTATACT GGTCAAAAAGGTGAACCTGGTCAAGTATCAGAGAAAGGACAAAAGGGAGAACCTGGCATGCCGGGTATTCGTGGACCTCAAGGACCACCTGGATTAGACGGTCGAGATGGTGAAAAGGGAGACGCTGGTGAACCTGGTTATGGCAGAGATGGTCCCACGGGAGACAAGGGTGAGCCTGGTTTACCTGGCAGAGATGGAATACCTGGTCCAAAGGGAGACAGAGGTGATGTTGGACTAAGTGGCTTGCCTGGACAAAAGGGTGACATT GGATTCCCTGGACCTGTAGGAGAACCTGGAATACCTGGATTAGATGGTATAGATGGAATGAAAGGAGATGTTGGCCCACCTGGAATGGCTGGTTTCCCTGGATTGGATGGAGAAGTAGGTTTACCTGGAAGACCTGGATTTGATGGACCAAAGGGAGAAAGAGGACTTGAAg gACTCGAGGGACCACCTGGATATTCTGGACCTTTGGGAGAGAAGGGAGATCGAGGTCCACCTGGCTTAACAGTCAACGTTAAAGGCGAAAAAGGAGAGCCCGGAAGACCAGGATTCCCTGGTTTAGATGGAGAGAAAGGAGATATCGGATTGCCGGGACCAGTTGGTTTTGTCGGTGAAAAGGGTGATAAGGGAGAATATGGTACCCCAGGATTGTCAGGACTCCCAGGACCTCAAGGAGAGAAAG GTGATCGCGGACCATTTGGCCCTATTGGTCCACCTGGATTGACAGTCAAGGGAGAAAAGGGTCTTCCTGGTCTGCACGGAAAACAAGGCAGAGACGGTTATCCTGGATTACCGGGAGCTAAGGGAGAAAGAGGTTTGCCTGGATTACCAGGGTTAAAGGGTGATGCTGGACTTCCTGGTCCTTTCGGCCCTCCTGGTATGAAAGGTGATATGGGTCTACCTGGTCCTACTGGATTGCCAGGAAGGGATGGACCGAGCGGCTTAGATGGAATACCAGGTGCGATAGGTGACAAGGGTGACAAAGGAGATCAAGGTCCGCCAGGACTTTTCGGTGCTCCGGGACAGAAGGGAGAACCTGGTTTGTCGG GTCGCGATGGTTTGCCTGGAATACCGGGAGAGAAGGGTGACAGAGGATGGGAAGGTAGAGAGGGATTGCAAGGTCTCCAAGGAGAAAAGGGAGATAGAGGATATCCTGGTGTGGATGGACAAATGGGAATAGCTGGTTTCGATGGAGAAAAGGGAGACAAGGGAGAGGCTTGCTTAGCTTTGCCTTCGGAACGTGGAGAGAAGGGCGACCGAGGCTTGCCCG GACCTGTTGGACCTCCTGGACCTTCTGGTCCTAAGGGTGATGCAGGTCAGCCTGGATTCCCAGGAATGGACGGTCCCAAGGGTATGACTGGATTCACTGGACCTCCTGGATCACCAGGTCTAAGAGGTTTGCCAGGTTTGCAAGGACCTCCAGGACCAACCGGTCTTACGGGACCTATTGGTCCACCTGGTGTTCCTGGTGAAAACGGTCTTCCGTGCGAGGCCGCTCCCGACTATCTCACTGGCATTCTGCTCGTGAAGCACAGTCAAAGTCAATCAGTCCCCGAGTGCGAGCGAGGCCATGTCAAGCTGTGGGAGGGATACAGTCTTTTGTACACCGATGGTGACGAAAGGGCCCATTCTCAAGATTTAG GTTATGCTGGCTCCTGCGTAAGAAAGTTCTCGACGATGCCCTTCCTATTCTGTGACGTAAACAGCGTGTGCCACTACGCCAGCCGAAACGACCGATCTTATTGGCTGTCCACTAACAGTCCGATTCCTATGATGCCAGTCGAGGAGACAGCTATTGAGGAATATATCTCCAG ATGCGTCGTATGCGAAGTCCCGGCTAACGTCATTGCTCTGCACAGTCAGTCGCTCAGCATTCCCGACTGCCCCGACGGATGGTCTGGTCTTTGGATCGGATACAGTTTCGTGATG CACACCGGAGCTGGTTCCCAGGGCGGTGGACAATCGCTCTCGAGTCCGGGCTCGTGCCTGGAAGACTTCCGGGCGACTCCGTTCATCGAATGCAACGGCGCCAAGGGTCACTGCCACTACTACTCGAACGAGTTCAGCTTCTGGTTGGCGACGATCGAGGACCGCGATCAGTTCCAGAAGCCCGAGAAGCAGACCCTCAAGGCAGGCGCGCTCCGCCAGAGAATATCTCGTTGCCAGGTCTGCCTGAAGAATACGTAA